In the genome of Streptococcus mitis, one region contains:
- a CDS encoding GTP pyrophosphokinase: MPKEVNLTGEEVVALTKEYLTEEDVAFVHKALVYAVDCHSGQYRKSGEPYIIHPIQVAGILAKLKLDAVTVACGFLHDVVEDTDATLDDLEREFGPDVRVIVDGVTKLGKVEYKSIEEQLAENHRKMLMAMSEDIRVILVKLSDRLHNMRTLKHLRKDKQERISKETMEIYAPLAHRLGISSVKWELEDLSFRYLNPTEFYKITHMMKEKRREREALVDEVVTKLENYTTDRHLKGKIYGRPKHIYSIFRKMQDKRKRFEEIYDLIAIRCILDTQSDVYAMLGYVHELWKPMPGRFKDYIANRKANGYQSIHTTVYGPKGPIEFQIRTKAMHEVAEYGVAAHWAYKKGIKGQVNSKESAIGMNWIKEMMELQDQADDAKEFVDSVKENYLAEEIYVFTPDGAVRSLPKDSGPIDFAYEIHTKVGEKATGAKVNGRMVPLTTKLKTGDQVEIVTNPNSFGPSRDWLNIVKTSKARNKIRQFFKNQDKELSVNKGREMLMAQFQENGYVANKFMDKRHMDQVLQKTSYKTEESLFAAIGFGEIGAITVFNRLTEKERREEERAKAKAEAEELVKGGEVKVENKETLKVKHEGGVVIEGASGLLVRIAKCCNPVPGDDIVGYITKGRGVAIHRVDCMNLRAQENYEQRLLDVEWEDQYSNSNKEYMAHIDIYGLNRTGLLNDVLQVLSNTTKNISTVNAQPTKDMKFANIHVSFGIANLSTLTTVVDKIKSVPEVYSVKRTNG; the protein is encoded by the coding sequence ATGCCAAAAGAAGTGAATTTAACAGGCGAAGAAGTTGTCGCTTTAACAAAAGAATATTTAACGGAAGAGGATGTTGCTTTTGTACATAAAGCCTTGGTCTATGCGGTGGATTGCCACAGTGGTCAATACCGCAAATCAGGCGAGCCTTATATCATTCACCCTATCCAAGTGGCAGGTATTTTAGCCAAACTCAAGCTAGATGCTGTAACGGTAGCTTGTGGTTTCTTGCATGATGTGGTGGAAGATACAGATGCTACCTTGGACGATTTGGAAAGAGAGTTTGGTCCTGATGTGCGCGTGATTGTCGATGGGGTTACTAAGCTTGGTAAGGTCGAGTACAAATCAATCGAGGAGCAGTTGGCTGAAAATCATCGTAAGATGCTTATGGCCATGTCTGAGGACATCCGTGTTATCTTGGTCAAACTGTCAGACCGCTTGCACAATATGCGGACCCTAAAACATCTTCGAAAAGACAAGCAGGAGCGCATTTCCAAAGAAACCATGGAAATCTATGCTCCACTTGCCCATCGTTTGGGGATTTCTAGCGTCAAATGGGAATTGGAAGACCTATCTTTCCGTTATCTAAATCCAACGGAGTTTTACAAGATTACCCATATGATGAAGGAAAAGCGCAGAGAGCGTGAAGCCTTGGTGGATGAGGTGGTCACAAAATTAGAAAACTATACAACGGATCGTCACTTGAAAGGGAAGATTTATGGTCGTCCCAAGCATATTTACTCGATTTTCCGCAAAATGCAGGATAAGAGAAAACGCTTTGAGGAAATCTATGACTTGATTGCCATTCGTTGTATTTTAGATACCCAAAGTGATGTTTATGCCATGCTTGGTTATGTGCATGAGCTTTGGAAACCCATGCCTGGTCGTTTCAAAGACTATATCGCCAACCGCAAGGCCAATGGTTACCAGTCTATCCATACGACTGTTTATGGGCCAAAAGGGCCGATTGAATTCCAGATTCGAACCAAGGCCATGCATGAGGTGGCTGAGTACGGGGTTGCGGCTCACTGGGCTTATAAGAAAGGCATTAAGGGGCAGGTTAACAGCAAGGAATCAGCCATTGGAATGAACTGGATTAAGGAGATGATGGAGCTCCAAGACCAGGCTGATGATGCCAAGGAATTTGTGGACTCTGTGAAGGAAAACTATCTGGCAGAGGAAATTTACGTTTTTACTCCAGATGGTGCTGTCCGTTCTCTTCCAAAAGATTCAGGACCGATTGATTTTGCCTACGAAATCCATACCAAGGTCGGTGAAAAAGCAACTGGTGCCAAGGTCAATGGTCGCATGGTTCCACTGACAACCAAGCTCAAGACAGGGGATCAGGTTGAAATTGTCACCAACCCCAACTCCTTTGGACCTAGCCGTGACTGGCTCAATATAGTTAAGACCAGCAAGGCTCGTAACAAGATTCGTCAGTTCTTTAAAAACCAAGACAAGGAATTGTCTGTCAACAAGGGTCGTGAAATGCTGATGGCCCAGTTCCAAGAAAATGGCTATGTGGCCAATAAATTCATGGACAAGCGCCATATGGACCAAGTTCTGCAAAAGACCAGCTACAAGACAGAAGAATCCCTCTTTGCGGCTATTGGTTTTGGAGAAATCGGTGCGATTACTGTCTTTAACCGTCTGACTGAAAAGGAACGTCGTGAAGAAGAACGTGCAAAAGCCAAGGCTGAAGCAGAAGAACTTGTCAAAGGTGGAGAGGTCAAGGTTGAAAACAAAGAAACCCTCAAGGTTAAGCATGAGGGGGGTGTGGTCATTGAAGGTGCTTCAGGTCTCCTAGTGCGGATTGCTAAGTGCTGTAATCCCGTGCCTGGTGATGACATTGTTGGCTATATTACCAAGGGTCGTGGTGTGGCTATTCACCGTGTGGACTGTATGAACCTGCGTGCCCAAGAAAACTACGAGCAACGTCTCCTTGATGTGGAGTGGGAAGACCAGTATTCAAACTCAAATAAGGAGTATATGGCCCATATCGATATTTACGGCCTCAACCGTACAGGACTGTTGAACGATGTACTGCAAGTTCTTTCAAATACAACCAAGAATATTTCAACGGTCAATGCCCAACCAACCAAGGATATGAAATTTGCTAATATCCATGTATCCTTTGGCATTGCCAACCTCTCTACACTGACCACGGTTGTCGATAAGATTAAGAGTGTGCCAGAGGTCTATTCTGTCAAACGGACCAACGGCTAA